A segment of the Acidimicrobiales bacterium genome:
TACCCATGCGCTTCCCGATGCGCTGCCGGCGCCTCGGGCGGGCGGAACGTGAGATGGCCGTGGAGACCGTCGACCTGTCACCGGGTGGAGTGCGCCTGCGGGCACCCGGCTCGCTCATGACCGGCGACGTCGTGCTCTGCTCGACCGACGGGGACGGCTCCGAGGTCCGGGTGGGTCTGAAGGGCCTCGTCGTGCAGGCCCGCAAGCAGGACGACCGTTCCTGCATCGTGCACATCGCGTGGACGAACCTCTCCCCCGAGGCCCGGGAGGAGCTGAGCCGGCTCCTGACGCTGCACGACGCCGAGCGATCGGCCACCGGCGACCACGACTGAGACTGACGCCACGCCGGCCGGCGGCG
Coding sequences within it:
- a CDS encoding PilZ domain-containing protein; the encoded protein is MAMMEMFRSEEDSRRHWRRIPMRFPMRCRRLGRAEREMAVETVDLSPGGVRLRAPGSLMTGDVVLCSTDGDGSEVRVGLKGLVVQARKQDDRSCIVHIAWTNLSPEAREELSRLLTLHDAERSATGDHD